The following proteins are encoded in a genomic region of Mycolicibacterium rutilum:
- a CDS encoding molybdopterin-dependent oxidoreductase translates to MTLAQTNLLAGVGEDGRHLYTCPLCEAMCGLEIHVDGGRVSSIRGNRDDTWSRGHICPKGATLGAVHEDPDRIRRPLIKVDGQWREVSWDAAFRRCTELLAPVIERYGIGAVTCYTGNPLAHSFSLGRYTGVLLGMSGIPLSYSPGTVDQWPKNLSSHLMYGGWWTFPVPDIERTDLLIVMGANPAASQGSLLAAPDVMGIIDAIRKRGRVIVVDPVRTATAARADEWLPITPGTDAALLLAVSHTLFAEDLVDLGALAPHIDGLDRLRAVTADWPPERVADVTGIDAERIRALARELAGTQRAVVYGRIGLCNQEFGSLASWLVDVVNILTGHFDTVGGAMFPLAAAWSVTVQPIPGLEDGAPEFGRFRTRVRGAKEVLGQVPVSCLAEEIATPGEGQIKALITVAGNPVLSTPAGHLLDEALPKLDAMIAVDLWLNETTRHADVILPAPSPLEQPHHDDLILNFAINSIANYSAPVFEPEDPDRPQEWEILIRLTGLCTGTPAEDVDVAAIDDGFFDYMAFTQGLDGAELRKHYTRGGPERILDLTLRTGPFGDRYGEHPDGLTLDKLKAQPNGVNFGPMVPRIPEVLGTADKKIRLAPQYLLDDVPRLAARLNRAPDELVLVSRRHLRSNNSWLHNVGPLMKGRDRCTLLMHPDDAARRGVATGDVVAVASAGGCIDVPVEVTDAIKPGVVSMPHGWGHGKPGTRLSVANASPGVNTNVLSPPTFLDEPSGNGALNGIPVTVSPSTT, encoded by the coding sequence GTGACGCTCGCGCAGACGAACCTATTGGCGGGTGTCGGCGAGGACGGCCGCCACCTGTACACCTGCCCCTTATGTGAAGCCATGTGCGGGCTGGAGATTCACGTCGACGGCGGCCGCGTCAGCAGCATCCGGGGCAACCGCGACGACACCTGGAGCCGCGGCCACATCTGCCCGAAGGGCGCCACGCTGGGCGCGGTGCATGAGGACCCGGACCGGATTCGCCGGCCGCTGATCAAGGTCGACGGGCAGTGGCGCGAGGTCAGCTGGGACGCCGCCTTCCGTCGCTGCACCGAACTGCTGGCCCCGGTCATCGAGAGATACGGCATCGGCGCGGTCACCTGCTACACCGGAAACCCGCTCGCACATTCGTTCTCGCTCGGCCGCTACACCGGCGTGCTGCTCGGCATGTCGGGCATCCCGCTGAGCTACTCACCCGGAACCGTCGATCAGTGGCCCAAGAACCTGTCGTCGCACCTCATGTACGGCGGCTGGTGGACCTTCCCGGTGCCCGACATCGAACGCACCGACCTGCTGATCGTGATGGGCGCCAACCCCGCCGCCTCGCAGGGCTCGCTGCTGGCCGCACCCGACGTGATGGGCATCATCGACGCGATCCGCAAGCGCGGCAGGGTGATCGTCGTGGACCCGGTCCGCACCGCCACCGCCGCCCGCGCCGACGAATGGCTGCCGATCACCCCCGGCACCGACGCGGCGCTGCTGCTGGCCGTCTCGCACACGCTGTTCGCCGAGGACCTGGTCGACCTCGGTGCCCTGGCGCCCCACATCGACGGGCTGGACCGGCTGCGGGCGGTGACCGCGGACTGGCCGCCAGAGCGGGTCGCCGACGTCACCGGCATCGACGCCGAACGCATCCGCGCGCTCGCCCGCGAATTGGCAGGCACCCAACGTGCCGTCGTGTACGGCCGAATCGGGTTGTGCAACCAGGAGTTCGGCAGCCTGGCCAGTTGGCTTGTCGACGTCGTCAACATCCTCACCGGGCACTTCGACACCGTCGGCGGCGCCATGTTCCCGCTGGCCGCCGCGTGGTCGGTGACCGTGCAGCCCATCCCAGGTCTCGAGGACGGCGCACCGGAGTTCGGCCGGTTCCGCACCCGCGTGCGCGGCGCCAAGGAGGTGCTCGGCCAGGTTCCGGTCTCGTGTCTGGCCGAGGAGATCGCGACGCCGGGGGAGGGGCAGATCAAGGCGCTGATCACCGTCGCGGGCAACCCGGTGCTGTCCACACCCGCCGGCCACCTGCTCGACGAGGCCCTGCCGAAGCTCGACGCGATGATCGCCGTCGACCTGTGGCTCAACGAGACCACTAGGCACGCCGACGTGATCCTGCCCGCACCGTCACCGCTGGAGCAGCCACACCACGACGACCTGATCCTCAACTTCGCGATCAACAGCATCGCGAACTACTCGGCACCGGTGTTCGAACCCGAGGATCCGGACCGGCCGCAGGAGTGGGAGATCCTGATCCGGCTCACCGGCCTGTGCACGGGCACCCCGGCCGAGGACGTCGACGTCGCGGCGATCGACGACGGCTTCTTCGACTACATGGCGTTCACGCAGGGCCTCGACGGCGCCGAACTGCGCAAGCACTACACGCGCGGCGGGCCCGAGCGCATCCTCGACCTCACGCTGCGCACGGGCCCGTTCGGCGACCGTTACGGCGAGCACCCCGACGGGCTGACCCTCGACAAGCTCAAGGCCCAGCCCAACGGCGTCAACTTCGGGCCGATGGTCCCGCGGATTCCGGAGGTGCTCGGCACCGCCGACAAAAAGATCCGGCTCGCGCCGCAGTACCTGCTCGACGACGTGCCCCGCCTCGCCGCGCGGCTGAACCGTGCACCCGATGAGCTGGTTCTGGTGAGCCGCAGGCACTTACGGTCGAACAACTCGTGGCTGCACAACGTGGGCCCGTTGATGAAGGGCCGCGACCGGTGCACGCTGCTGATGCATCCCGACGACGCGGCCCGGCGGGGCGTCGCGACCGGCGACGTCGTGGCGGTGGCCTCGGCGGGCGGCTGCATCGACGTGCCGGTCGAGGTGACCGACGCGATCAAGCCGGGTGTGGTGTCGATGCCGCACGGCTGGGGCCACGGCAAGCCCGGCACGCGACTGTCGGTGGCCAACGCATCCCCGGGGGTCAACACCAATGTCCTGTCGCCGCCGACGTTCCTCGACGAACCGTCGGGCAACGGCGCGCTGAACGGTATCCCGGTGACGGTGTCGCCGTCGACGACCTGA
- a CDS encoding pyridoxamine 5'-phosphate oxidase family protein: MGKNERAKIVMSGDEIADFIERSRTATLATVLSDGRPHLVAMWYAVLDGEIWFETKAKSQKAVNLRRDPRVTVMIEDGLTYDTLRGVSIDGTAEIVDDPETVLRVGISVWERYTGPYTDEMRPFVDQMMNNRICVRVVPSRTRSWDHRKLGMPEMPVGGTTAQYLG, from the coding sequence GTGGGCAAGAACGAACGCGCGAAGATCGTCATGTCCGGCGACGAGATCGCCGACTTCATTGAACGCAGTCGGACCGCGACGCTGGCGACGGTGCTCTCCGACGGGCGGCCGCACCTGGTGGCCATGTGGTACGCCGTGCTCGACGGCGAGATCTGGTTCGAGACGAAGGCCAAATCGCAGAAGGCGGTCAACCTTCGGCGTGACCCGCGCGTCACCGTGATGATCGAGGACGGGCTGACCTACGACACGCTGCGCGGCGTGTCGATCGACGGCACCGCCGAGATCGTCGACGACCCGGAAACCGTTCTGCGCGTAGGGATCAGCGTGTGGGAGCGCTACACCGGGCCCTACACCGACGAGATGCGCCCGTTCGTCGACCAGATGATGAACAACCGCATCTGCGTGCGGGTGGTGCCCAGCCGGACCCGCAGCTGGGACCACCGCAAGCTCGGCATGCCCGAGATGCCCGTCGGCGGCACCACCGCCCAGTATCTAGGTTGA
- a CDS encoding nitroreductase family deazaflavin-dependent oxidoreductase, whose amino-acid sequence MDPNAKPKQLNSPFVTTIMKYAGKAHVWVYRRSGGKIGATWRVGAGFKKPVPTLLLEHIGRKSGRRLVSPLVYIHDGEDIIVVASQGGRDTDPQWYRNLVANPEAFVEIGSDRRPVRAVTASPEQKARLWPKLVEAYADFDTYQAWADREIPVVTLQPR is encoded by the coding sequence ATGGACCCGAACGCCAAACCCAAGCAACTGAACTCGCCGTTCGTCACGACGATCATGAAATACGCCGGCAAGGCGCACGTCTGGGTGTACCGGCGCTCCGGCGGCAAGATCGGCGCGACGTGGCGGGTGGGGGCCGGCTTCAAGAAGCCGGTGCCGACGCTGCTGCTCGAACACATCGGCCGTAAATCGGGCCGCCGGCTGGTCTCGCCGCTGGTCTACATCCACGACGGCGAGGACATCATCGTGGTGGCGTCGCAGGGCGGCCGCGACACCGATCCGCAGTGGTACCGCAACCTGGTGGCCAATCCGGAGGCGTTCGTCGAGATCGGTTCGGACCGCCGCCCGGTACGCGCGGTGACCGCGTCACCCGAGCAAAAGGCACGGCTGTGGCCGAAGCTCGTCGAGGCGTACGCCGACTTCGACACCTATCAGGCGTGGGCCGACCGGGAGATTCCCGTGGTCACCCTGCAGCCGCGCTGA
- a CDS encoding thioesterase family protein, producing MTSASTAFFTPDGDAFVPHPIAQGPWGQTISGNYVGGLLGYVLERDAGDPDFQPTRLTVDLFRPAALAPVRVATTVVRAGRRLKLVDALMTQDETVVARATALFLRRGEQPTDPIFSTPVNMPPIPPTPDPIPRGLSTLVWTYGREDHTPGPGAGLAGWQHSGPKQIWVRDVRPLVAGAGLTPFSRAAMAGDMVSSLTHFGPSGLQFINADYTVTLSRLPDGPYLGLTALTHFSHDGVATGTATLVDQHGPIGSGIANALANPGFSPPRM from the coding sequence GTGACTTCAGCGTCGACGGCGTTCTTCACCCCCGACGGGGACGCGTTCGTCCCCCACCCCATCGCGCAGGGACCGTGGGGCCAGACGATCAGCGGCAACTACGTCGGCGGACTGCTCGGCTACGTCCTCGAACGCGATGCCGGCGATCCCGACTTCCAACCGACCCGCCTGACCGTCGACCTGTTCCGGCCCGCCGCGCTCGCGCCCGTGCGGGTCGCCACGACCGTCGTCCGTGCGGGACGGCGCCTCAAGCTCGTCGACGCGCTGATGACCCAGGACGAGACCGTCGTCGCGCGCGCCACTGCGCTGTTCCTGCGCCGCGGCGAGCAGCCCACCGACCCGATCTTCTCCACGCCGGTCAACATGCCGCCGATCCCGCCGACGCCCGACCCGATTCCGCGCGGGCTGTCGACGCTGGTGTGGACCTACGGCCGCGAGGACCACACTCCGGGGCCGGGCGCCGGGCTCGCCGGCTGGCAGCACTCGGGACCTAAGCAGATCTGGGTGCGCGACGTCCGCCCGCTGGTCGCCGGCGCCGGCCTCACCCCGTTCAGCCGCGCCGCGATGGCCGGCGACATGGTCAGCTCGTTGACCCACTTCGGGCCCAGCGGCCTGCAGTTCATCAACGCCGACTACACGGTGACGCTGTCCCGGCTGCCCGACGGGCCCTACCTGGGGCTGACGGCGCTGACGCATTTCAGCCACGACGGCGTCGCCACCGGCACCGCGACCCTCGTCGATCAGCACGGTCCGATCGGTAGCGGCATCGCCAACGCCCTGGCCAACCCCGGGTTCAGCCCACCGCGGATGTAA
- a CDS encoding GNAT family N-acetyltransferase: MTTDKTGAPTEVTAESNRYTIAVDGQQVGQAEFADRDGQRVFTHTEVNSEFEGRGLATILISEALQQTRDAGLRIVPVCEMVASYVGKHDEYADAVDPADADVKRWLAES; this comes from the coding sequence ATGACCACCGACAAGACCGGAGCCCCGACCGAAGTCACCGCCGAGTCCAACCGCTACACCATCGCCGTGGACGGCCAGCAGGTCGGCCAGGCCGAGTTCGCCGACCGTGACGGGCAGCGAGTCTTCACCCATACCGAGGTGAACAGCGAATTCGAGGGCCGCGGACTGGCGACCATCCTGATCAGCGAAGCACTGCAGCAGACCCGCGACGCCGGCCTGCGCATCGTCCCTGTCTGCGAGATGGTCGCCTCGTACGTCGGCAAACACGACGAGTACGCCGACGCCGTCGATCCCGCGGACGCTGACGTCAAGCGCTGGCTGGCAGAAAGTTAG
- a CDS encoding pirin family protein: protein MSNTDTAPAEVTCAPSPFAGVLHAREVPLGGPRAIRVRRTLPQRQRSLIGAWCFADHYGPHDVRGGVGMDVPPHPHTGLQTVSWLFSGEVEHRDSAGVHALVRPGELNLMTAGAGICHSEVSTPATDILHGVQLWVALPDEARNTSRDFAHYVPVPRSVDGATLRVFLGRLAGEQSPVHTFTPLLGAQVDLDPGASVTFDVDPAFEHGVLLDHGAVRVGADTLDVADLWFQAAGSDRLSLHNDGPDAARVVLLGGPPFPEQLLMWWNFVGRSHDEIAEYRRQWEAGDDRFGAVSGYRGAVTRLPAPPLPKATLRPRPRPGV from the coding sequence GTGAGCAACACCGATACGGCGCCGGCCGAAGTCACCTGCGCGCCATCGCCGTTCGCGGGCGTCCTGCATGCGCGGGAGGTGCCGCTCGGCGGGCCCCGCGCCATCCGGGTGCGACGGACACTGCCGCAGCGGCAGCGCTCGCTGATCGGGGCGTGGTGCTTCGCCGACCACTACGGTCCGCACGACGTTCGCGGCGGAGTCGGGATGGACGTCCCGCCGCATCCGCACACCGGACTGCAGACCGTGAGCTGGCTGTTCAGCGGCGAGGTCGAGCACCGCGACAGCGCGGGTGTGCACGCGCTGGTGCGCCCCGGCGAGCTGAACCTGATGACCGCCGGTGCCGGGATCTGCCACTCGGAGGTGTCGACGCCGGCGACCGACATCCTGCACGGCGTGCAACTGTGGGTGGCGCTGCCCGACGAGGCGCGGAACACCTCGCGCGACTTCGCGCACTACGTCCCGGTGCCGCGGTCGGTGGACGGGGCGACGCTGCGGGTGTTCCTCGGGCGTCTCGCCGGTGAGCAGTCCCCGGTCCACACGTTCACACCGCTGTTGGGTGCACAGGTCGACCTCGACCCCGGCGCATCGGTGACCTTCGACGTCGACCCCGCCTTCGAACACGGCGTGCTGCTCGACCACGGCGCGGTGCGGGTCGGCGCGGACACGCTCGACGTCGCCGACCTGTGGTTCCAGGCCGCCGGCAGCGACCGGCTCAGTTTGCACAACGACGGGCCCGACGCCGCGCGGGTCGTGTTGCTCGGCGGCCCGCCCTTCCCCGAACAGCTGCTGATGTGGTGGAACTTCGTCGGCCGCAGCCACGACGAGATCGCCGAGTATCGGCGCCAGTGGGAGGCCGGTGACGACCGGTTCGGCGCGGTGTCCGGTTATCGCGGCGCGGTCACCCGCCTGCCCGCCCCGCCCCTGCCGAAGGCGACGTTGCGTCCGCGGCCCCGCCCGGGGGTATAG
- a CDS encoding EVE domain-containing protein, with protein MTNWINTVSRDHVELAVRGRFTQANHGKAAMLRKMARGDWIAFYSPRVVYPDGEPLQAFTAIGRIADDEPYLDPIAPDVERWRRNVDFLDCVETPIRPLIEQLDFIEDKQRWGFKFRFGVFKVDDHDLEVIRSAMTG; from the coding sequence ATGACGAACTGGATAAACACCGTGAGCCGTGATCACGTCGAACTCGCAGTGCGGGGCCGCTTCACTCAGGCCAACCACGGCAAGGCCGCCATGCTGCGCAAGATGGCGCGCGGCGACTGGATCGCCTTCTATTCACCGCGCGTCGTCTACCCCGATGGGGAACCGCTGCAGGCGTTCACCGCGATCGGGCGCATCGCCGACGACGAGCCCTATCTCGATCCGATCGCCCCCGACGTCGAACGGTGGCGGCGCAACGTGGACTTCCTCGACTGCGTCGAAACCCCCATCCGCCCGCTCATCGAGCAGCTCGACTTCATCGAGGACAAGCAGCGGTGGGGCTTCAAGTTCCGGTTCGGCGTGTTCAAGGTCGACGACCACGACCTCGAGGTGATCCGCTCGGCGATGACCGGCTGA
- a CDS encoding acyl-CoA carboxylase subunit beta has translation MGDEPLRDDHAELLRRRALTEDAGRPDAVAKRHAAGARTARENLADLVDEGSFVEYGRFAIAAQRHRRDLADLIARTPADGLIAGTARINGDLFGEAASACAVLSYDYTVLAGTQGALGHRKKDRLFELIERMRLPTVFFAEGGGGRPGDTDYPVVSALDARAFKLWAALSGLVPRIAVVRGRCFAGNAVIAGCADLIVATADTSIGMGGPAMIAGGGLGDVPPDEVGPISMQEPNGVVDVVVPDEAEAVAVTKRLLGYFQGATAPGPVADQNRLRTMVPERARRAYQVQPIIETLADTGSVTMLRPRFAPEMVTALARIDGRAVGVIANNTMVMAGAITARAADKAARFLQLCNAFGLPVISLVDCPGYMVGPAAESEALVRRASRMLVAGAALDVPLVAVVLRRGYGLGAQAMVGGSMHEPALTVAWPGAHLGPMGLEGAVRLGLRKELDAIADAAEREERVRQATAAAQENAKALNAAALFEIDDVIDPAQTREFIVNTLAAACAHAPGAAHRRFVDTW, from the coding sequence GTGGGTGATGAGCCGCTGCGCGACGACCACGCCGAGTTGCTGCGCCGCCGCGCGCTGACGGAGGACGCCGGCCGCCCCGACGCGGTGGCCAAACGGCACGCCGCGGGCGCCAGGACCGCCCGCGAGAACCTGGCCGACCTGGTCGACGAGGGCTCGTTCGTCGAGTACGGGCGTTTCGCGATCGCGGCGCAGCGGCACCGGCGCGACCTCGCCGACCTGATCGCCCGCACCCCCGCCGACGGTCTCATCGCGGGCACCGCGCGGATCAACGGGGACCTGTTCGGGGAAGCCGCCAGCGCGTGCGCGGTGCTGTCGTACGACTACACGGTGCTGGCCGGCACGCAGGGCGCGTTGGGGCACCGCAAGAAGGACCGGCTGTTCGAGTTGATCGAGCGGATGCGGTTGCCGACGGTGTTCTTCGCCGAGGGCGGCGGCGGGCGGCCGGGCGACACCGACTATCCGGTGGTGTCGGCGCTCGACGCGCGCGCGTTCAAACTGTGGGCGGCGCTGTCCGGGTTGGTGCCGCGCATCGCGGTGGTCCGGGGCCGGTGTTTCGCGGGCAACGCGGTGATCGCGGGCTGCGCCGACCTCATCGTCGCCACCGCGGACACCTCGATCGGCATGGGCGGGCCCGCGATGATCGCCGGCGGCGGCCTCGGCGACGTGCCGCCCGACGAGGTCGGCCCGATCAGCATGCAGGAGCCCAACGGCGTCGTCGACGTCGTGGTGCCCGACGAGGCCGAGGCGGTCGCCGTCACCAAACGTCTGCTCGGCTATTTCCAGGGCGCGACGGCACCGGGCCCGGTGGCCGACCAGAACCGTTTGCGCACAATGGTTCCCGAGCGGGCGCGTCGCGCGTATCAGGTGCAGCCGATCATCGAGACCCTGGCCGACACCGGCTCGGTAACGATGCTGCGACCGCGGTTCGCGCCCGAGATGGTGACCGCGCTGGCCCGCATCGACGGCCGAGCGGTCGGCGTGATCGCCAACAACACGATGGTGATGGCCGGTGCGATCACCGCGCGCGCCGCCGACAAGGCGGCACGATTCCTGCAGCTGTGCAACGCTTTCGGGCTACCGGTCATCTCGCTCGTCGACTGCCCCGGCTACATGGTCGGGCCGGCGGCCGAGTCGGAGGCACTGGTACGACGGGCATCGCGGATGCTGGTCGCCGGCGCGGCACTCGACGTCCCGCTGGTCGCGGTCGTGCTGCGCCGCGGCTACGGGCTCGGCGCGCAGGCGATGGTCGGCGGGAGCATGCACGAACCCGCGCTGACGGTGGCGTGGCCGGGTGCGCACCTGGGGCCGATGGGGCTCGAGGGCGCCGTGCGGTTGGGTCTGCGCAAGGAACTCGACGCGATCGCCGATGCCGCCGAGCGCGAGGAACGGGTACGGCAGGCGACCGCGGCTGCGCAGGAGAACGCCAAGGCGCTCAACGCCGCTGCGCTCTTCGAGATCGACGACGTGATCGACCCGGCGCAGACCAGGGAATTCATCGTCAACACGTTGGCCGCGGCGTGCGCACACGCGCCGGGCGCGGCGCACCGCCGGTTCGTCGACACCTGGTAG
- a CDS encoding WhiB family transcriptional regulator, which translates to MNTTEWDEIPVGACTRDPERWTTSADEEAKAICRACPRRWLCAREACELPRAEGLWAGIYVPEAGRGRTFALRQLKSLAERNGHPVRERRLYAESA; encoded by the coding sequence ATGAACACCACGGAGTGGGACGAAATCCCCGTCGGCGCCTGCACCCGCGACCCCGAACGGTGGACCACATCGGCCGACGAGGAAGCCAAGGCCATCTGCCGGGCGTGCCCGCGACGCTGGCTGTGCGCCCGCGAGGCCTGCGAACTGCCGCGCGCCGAGGGCCTGTGGGCGGGCATCTACGTCCCGGAGGCCGGCCGGGGCCGCACGTTTGCCCTGCGCCAGCTCAAGTCGCTGGCCGAGCGCAATGGTCACCCGGTGCGCGAGCGGCGGCTGTACGCGGAGTCCGCCTGA
- a CDS encoding helix-turn-helix domain-containing protein: protein MTQPESTAESMEPVDPGMARAGAAAAARRRELNISQRRLAADGIINAGALIAFEKGRSWPRERTRAKLEEVLQWPPGAITRLRRGEPVAVDRPARVAPAPTSGEDVPLIAQAVITAAGTFDTAIAALPPTEHPDFPAKVTAILADLRQLEGVAAQAARISKVTPALIKALSAVRTRYDDLMLRAARSPRPTLGQRLYAARRSANLTISETAEAARISEDDVVAAESEQPVAAPVAEAIEGFLALFA, encoded by the coding sequence ATGACCCAGCCCGAGTCGACCGCCGAGTCGATGGAGCCTGTGGATCCCGGGATGGCGCGCGCAGGCGCCGCGGCTGCCGCACGACGTCGCGAACTGAACATCAGCCAGCGCCGCCTGGCCGCGGACGGCATCATCAACGCCGGCGCGCTGATCGCGTTCGAGAAGGGCAGGAGCTGGCCGCGCGAACGCACCCGGGCAAAGCTCGAGGAGGTTCTCCAGTGGCCGCCGGGCGCGATCACGCGACTCCGGCGGGGGGAACCGGTCGCCGTCGACAGGCCCGCGCGGGTGGCGCCTGCGCCGACGTCCGGCGAGGACGTGCCGTTGATCGCGCAGGCGGTGATCACCGCCGCGGGCACGTTCGACACGGCGATCGCGGCCTTGCCGCCGACCGAGCACCCCGATTTCCCGGCGAAGGTGACCGCGATCCTCGCCGATCTTCGCCAGTTGGAGGGTGTCGCCGCGCAGGCGGCGCGCATCAGCAAGGTGACGCCCGCGCTGATCAAAGCGCTGAGCGCGGTCCGCACCCGCTACGACGATCTGATGCTGCGGGCGGCACGCTCACCGCGGCCCACCCTCGGTCAGCGGCTGTATGCGGCGCGCCGCAGCGCCAACCTGACGATCAGTGAAACCGCCGAGGCGGCCAGGATATCCGAGGACGACGTGGTGGCCGCCGAGTCCGAGCAGCCGGTCGCGGCACCGGTCGCCGAGGCGATCGAGGGGTTCCTGGCGTTGTTCGCCTAG